From a single bacterium genomic region:
- a CDS encoding [FeFe] hydrogenase, group A: protein MIKAKINGIPVKVPKGSTILEAAETVQVTIPTLCKHPDLDPTAACGICVVKLNGSGKMTRACCTPIEDGMEVITHDPEIVAVRRTVIELILSRHPNECLTCGRNQNCEFQTLATDFGVREDVFDSVVPDLPIYNTTKVLTMDPRKCVNCGRCVQVCQEVQDVHALCFLDRGIDTHIAAAGVNLVESPCVKCGQCSAHCPTGAIVEYDETNKVWDYLEDPDIHTVVQIAPAVRVAIGEPFGFEPGTNLTGKLYAALRRMGFDTIFDTNFGADVTILEEGHEFISRFLNGQQDMPLITSCCPSWVDFMEKFHSDMINHFSTCKSPHEIVGVLTKTYYAEKQNIDPSKIRVVSIMPCTAKKWEIRRSEEMHASGYQDVDVSITTRELSRMIKQAGIFFRDLQDEEADQILGDYSGAGTIFGATGGVMEAALRTAQDILTGETLEKIDFEQMRGLEGIKRAELQIAGRPVRVAVAHGLSHVQSVLNEIRQAKENGDEPPYHFVEVMACPGGCVGGGGQPYGVDDDVRIARAKGLYSEDERKTIRKSHDNPHVKQLYDEFLTKPLSHKSHKLLHTQYQARLTYTR, encoded by the coding sequence ATGATCAAGGCGAAGATTAACGGGATTCCGGTCAAGGTTCCGAAAGGATCGACCATCCTGGAGGCCGCTGAAACGGTCCAGGTGACAATCCCGACATTGTGTAAACATCCCGACCTCGATCCGACGGCTGCGTGCGGTATCTGCGTCGTGAAGCTTAACGGCAGCGGAAAGATGACCCGCGCATGCTGCACGCCGATCGAGGATGGGATGGAAGTGATCACGCACGATCCCGAAATCGTCGCGGTACGCCGCACAGTGATCGAGCTGATTCTCTCCCGCCATCCGAACGAATGCCTGACCTGCGGCCGCAATCAAAACTGCGAGTTCCAGACCCTGGCGACGGACTTCGGCGTGCGCGAGGACGTGTTCGACAGCGTCGTTCCCGATTTGCCGATCTATAACACTACCAAGGTTCTGACAATGGACCCGCGCAAGTGCGTCAACTGCGGGCGTTGCGTGCAGGTTTGTCAGGAAGTGCAGGACGTTCATGCGCTCTGCTTCCTGGATCGCGGCATCGATACGCACATCGCAGCCGCGGGCGTGAACCTGGTCGAATCGCCGTGTGTGAAGTGCGGCCAGTGCTCTGCGCACTGCCCGACGGGTGCGATCGTCGAGTACGATGAAACCAACAAGGTCTGGGATTATCTCGAAGATCCGGACATTCACACTGTCGTGCAGATTGCTCCTGCCGTGCGCGTGGCGATCGGCGAACCGTTTGGCTTTGAGCCTGGCACTAATTTGACTGGCAAGCTCTACGCCGCGCTGCGTCGCATGGGCTTCGACACGATCTTCGATACGAACTTCGGCGCTGACGTGACGATTCTGGAAGAGGGCCACGAATTCATCTCCCGCTTCCTGAACGGCCAGCAGGACATGCCGCTCATCACCAGTTGCTGCCCGTCGTGGGTGGACTTCATGGAGAAGTTCCACAGCGACATGATTAATCACTTCTCGACCTGCAAGAGCCCGCACGAAATCGTTGGTGTCTTAACGAAGACGTACTACGCAGAAAAGCAAAACATCGATCCCTCTAAGATCCGTGTCGTCTCGATCATGCCGTGTACCGCGAAGAAGTGGGAAATCCGCCGCAGTGAAGAAATGCACGCCTCCGGGTACCAGGACGTCGACGTTTCAATCACGACGCGCGAACTGTCGCGCATGATCAAACAGGCGGGTATCTTCTTCCGGGATTTGCAGGACGAGGAAGCCGACCAGATTCTCGGCGATTACTCCGGCGCTGGAACGATCTTCGGAGCAACCGGCGGCGTGATGGAAGCAGCGCTACGAACTGCTCAGGACATTCTCACCGGCGAGACGCTCGAGAAGATCGACTTCGAGCAGATGCGCGGGCTCGAGGGAATCAAGCGCGCTGAACTGCAAATCGCTGGCCGCCCAGTTCGCGTTGCGGTGGCTCACGGCCTGTCGCACGTGCAGAGCGTTCTGAACGAGATCCGTCAGGCGAAGGAAAACGGCGATGAGCCGCCGTATCACTTCGTCGAAGTCATGGCCTGCCCCGGCGGTTGCGTCGGCGGTGGCGGACAGCCCTACGGCGTGGACGATGATGTG
- a CDS encoding NADH-quinone oxidoreductase subunit F, translating to MSTCGIAAGAEPVYRALADAVRDRELNIEVRKTGCVGMCSMEPLVEINVDGAPRTMYGEVGVDAALRLLDEHVGRKHVVPGFQVPGVDQLGFYEEPGHDPKAKQHRIVLRNCGIIDPTHIEDYIARGGYQGIKRALAELGPEGVIDEIKKSGLRGRGGAGYPAWMKWSFARKAEGDEKFMICNADEGDPGAYMDRSVLEGDPHAVIEGMLLAGYAIGATTGFMYVRAEYPLAIDRIENAIRQARRLGLVGKNILGSDFNYDLEVRLGAGAFVCGEETALMASIEGKRGTPWPRPPYPAEKGLWGKPSNINNVETLANVAPIIRNGGAWFAKIGTKKSSGTKVFAVTGKARHSGLVEIPMGTSLREIVMDVCGGVPPGRRVKAVQTGGPSGGVIPEDKLDTPVTYESLQELGSIMGSGGMIVMDDTDGMLDIARFYMGFCVEESCGKCAPCRIGGKQMMNILDKIADGNGTPDDIILLKRLARSMRKASLCGLGQTAPNPVLSTLRYFMNEYEEKLLQPV from the coding sequence ATGAGCACATGCGGTATCGCCGCAGGCGCAGAGCCCGTATACAGGGCCCTGGCCGATGCGGTGCGCGACCGCGAACTGAACATCGAAGTGCGAAAGACCGGCTGCGTCGGTATGTGCTCGATGGAACCGCTGGTCGAGATCAACGTCGATGGCGCGCCGCGCACCATGTACGGCGAGGTCGGTGTCGACGCGGCGCTGCGACTTCTGGATGAACACGTCGGGCGCAAGCATGTCGTTCCCGGCTTCCAGGTCCCCGGCGTCGATCAGCTCGGGTTCTACGAAGAGCCCGGCCACGACCCGAAGGCAAAGCAGCATCGCATCGTCTTGCGCAACTGCGGCATCATCGATCCGACTCACATTGAAGACTACATCGCCCGCGGCGGCTACCAGGGCATCAAGCGCGCGCTTGCTGAACTCGGCCCCGAAGGCGTGATCGACGAGATCAAAAAGAGCGGCCTGCGCGGACGCGGCGGTGCCGGCTATCCCGCCTGGATGAAGTGGTCCTTTGCGCGCAAGGCCGAGGGCGACGAGAAGTTCATGATCTGCAACGCGGACGAGGGCGATCCCGGCGCATACATGGATCGCAGCGTCCTCGAAGGCGATCCGCACGCCGTTATCGAAGGCATGTTGCTCGCCGGTTACGCCATCGGCGCAACAACAGGCTTCATGTATGTTCGCGCCGAGTATCCGCTCGCCATCGATCGCATCGAAAACGCGATCCGCCAGGCTCGCCGCTTGGGCCTGGTTGGCAAGAACATCCTGGGCAGTGACTTCAACTACGACCTCGAAGTTCGTCTCGGTGCAGGCGCCTTTGTGTGCGGCGAAGAGACGGCTCTGATGGCTTCGATCGAAGGCAAGCGCGGCACTCCCTGGCCGCGTCCCCCCTATCCGGCGGAGAAGGGCCTGTGGGGCAAGCCCTCCAACATCAACAACGTCGAGACCTTGGCCAACGTCGCACCGATCATTCGGAACGGCGGCGCCTGGTTTGCAAAGATCGGCACAAAGAAATCATCCGGAACAAAGGTCTTCGCCGTCACAGGCAAAGCGCGCCACTCGGGCCTCGTCGAGATTCCGATGGGCACTTCCCTTCGCGAAATCGTGATGGACGTTTGCGGCGGCGTTCCCCCCGGACGCCGTGTGAAAGCCGTCCAGACCGGTGGACCCAGCGGCGGCGTGATTCCCGAGGACAAACTCGATACTCCCGTCACCTACGAGAGCCTTCAGGAACTCGGTTCGATCATGGGTTCCGGCGGTATGATCGTCATGGACGATACAGACGGGATGCTCGACATCGCGCGCTTCTATATGGGCTTCTGCGTAGAAGAATCGTGCGGCAAGTGCGCTCCCTGCCGAATCGGCGGGAAGCAGATGATGAACATCCTCGACAAGATCGCCGACGGCAATGGCACGCCGGACGATATCATTCTGCTGAAGCGCCTCGCGCGTTCCATGCGGAAGGCATCGCTGTGCGGTCTCGGCCAGACGGCGCCGAATCCCGTGCTGTCGACTCTTCGTTACTTCATGAACGAATACGAAGAGAAACTGCTGCAGCCGGTTTGA